The Funiculus sociatus GB2-C1 genome includes the window AAAATTTGAAAAAATATCTAGAAAGCAAAGATCCAGTTACAGGTCTGAAAAATGGGCGTGTTGCTCCTGAACTAGATCAGCACATGGCGCATGAAGTGAATAACAATGGTAAATATTATTGTAAACGGCCGGGTGCTGCTTGTGACTTTTTTATTTTGGGTTCACCTAGTAATGAAGTAGTAGATTGGATAGTCAGCGAAAAATTACCGTTTGATTCTTTATACTTTTATGGAGTAGATAGACCAATTCATATCAGTTATGGTTCTCAACACAAGAGAGACATAAGGACGTTCACGCCATCGGGACAACCGACACAAAAGGGAATTGAACATTGGGTTAAGGTAGCTAAGGAATTGCAAGGATAGCTTAAGAATCGTATAGAAATAAATGCTTGAGGAGAGGCCCCTGCTTCGCGTTTCTAATTCGTAAAGTTGATGACATATAACCTAGTTATGGGTTATACGTCACTCCATAAATGGAGGCGGTCGTCTTCAGAAAGACATTCCCAGGCAGTAGGTTCCCAACCCCCTTACCTAAAAAGAACTACGAGAAAATTTACTCCCCTCCCCTTGTAGGTGTTGGGTTGGGGGAGAGGTCAGATTGGATTAAATCTAAGATAGAACCGCTATAATTGGCTTTTGTCTTTTGTCTTTTTTTACGATAAGATTGTACTAATTTTATCTGATAGGGATCGGCATCTTTGCGCCAATAAAGACGATAATTCTTAATTTCCGCACAGTTTTTTTCTAGAATATGCTGCCAACCTTTAAGATTTTTAATCGCACTAGGATCGTCTAAAAGTCCCCAATTTTCTTCTTGCTGAGTAAGCCTGACAAATTTTTTGTAGTTTGGATAGTCGGGAGTGACTAAACTTTCTTTTCGGTGCAGAATTGGAGGGTCGTTGATTTTTTTATAATTCTTATGTCTGACGCTTAAATCTCTGAGATCAATCTGCATACTGGTGTGCAGAATTGGATGAGGTTCGGCGTCAAATTCCGGGTAAAATAAGTAAGATATTTTTGGTTGGTTGGTGTAAAACTTGATTAAGGTGGCTCCATCTAATCGGCCGATTGTGCGATTGGCGCAGCCTTCGTAGAGGCGCAACAAAGGGTCAAGTTCCGAAAAAGCTGATATGTGAACTAGAAAGGAACTGGGAAAAAGGGGAGCGTGTTTAAACCCGGTGGTACAGCCAACGGCGCTTTGTTGGCAACAGTTAGCAATTACACCAGGGTCGCCTAAACTAAATAGCATTTCTTCAGCCATTTCCCAAGCTTCTTCGTAGGTGTCAAATAAACCTTTTATGTCATTTCGGATTTCTGATGTAATGTGTTTGGATTTGTGCGATCGCGCAAATTTACTGAGTGCAAGATAAACTAGAAGGTCGAGGCGGCGTTTATGCGCGATTGCATCCCACTCTTTTTGGTCGGTAGCTTGTAAAATTACCTGAAATGCACGACGAAAATTACCAAATTCTGCCCTCAAATCTTCTAACTCTGCTACTTCACTTTTTACTGGCAAACGGCCGCGTTCAGTTACAAAAGTCATTAGCGGCGCTAACATTTCCTGGTAATCTTCAAATCGCTTGATGTTGGCGCGAACTCTGGGAGTAGTAGCGCGGGAACGAAAGCGCGAAGCGCGGTATGTTTCGGCAAGGCTTTCATCTCGAAAAACAAAGTAAATTCCCAGCGCAACTGGCACCGAATCGACACTAAGAACCTGGTCAATATAAGTTTTAAGTTCTTCCTGTTGGTAGTATTTCTGAAAAGTATGGCGGCGAGTTATCACTCCATCGCCATAAGCAACTTGTCCCGTTTCTCTATCATCAATTAAAACAAGTGCGGCAACAATTAAAACTTTTCCTGTTAGTTCCCACGCTTTTATTAACGCTTCTCGACGCTCATCTGTGCGTTCAATTACATTGATTACATAGCCGATATTGACGATATCTGCTGGGGTAAGAGGAGTATCAGGAGAATAATAAGGGTCCCAACCTGCGCTGATGTAGCCTTTTTCTGAGATGTACGTGATATCGCTACCATGACCACAACCATAATCAAAAAAAGTTGTATCTTGATTAAATAAGTCAGCTTCCATTGCGAGACGCACCGGACGGGAAATATTTTTGCGGATAATTGCGGCTTTGTGGCGTTCTATTTTTGGCAGTTGAAAGGGCGATATTGGCGCTAGGCGAATAATTTGATGTCCCTGAATTTCGACCCCATAATTTTCTAAACATTGCAACCAACCCCGAAGAGTTCCAATCGAAGAAGTTTTGTTTAAAAGCCGCAATTCTTCTTCCTGGCGGGTGAGGTTAGCGAATTCTTGGTAGTGGGGATAGTCTGGGGTAACGAAGGTTTCTTTACGGTGGAGAATGGGAGGATTATCGCTGGTGCTGTAGTCGCGATCGCTTATACTCCTATTTTGGATGTCAACCTGGATGCTGGCGTGTAAGGCGGGATGGGCATCAGTATCAAATTCAGGGTAGAACAGGTAAGATATTTTAGTCGGCTGCTCTATGTTGAACTTGATAATGTTAGCGCCATCAATACGATTAAAAGTACGCCTTGCATAGCCTTCGGAGAGTCTCAGCAGTGGATGAAGGTGCGAAAGTGCTGATACATGAACGTAGAGCGCTCCGGGCAAGAGTTTACCAATTTCACTGACTTGGCAACAGTAAGCAATGATACTGGATGCGATCGCATCCAACAAAATTTCAGCAGCAGTCTCTCCAACTTGCTCGTAATTGTCGCGCAAGGCATTAAGATCAGTTTCGACAGCGGCGGCGATGTTTTCGAGTTGGAAGCGATCGCTAAAATTGTGAAGGGCGAGGTAAATGAGGATGTATTCGCGCCAATGTGCTTGAGTCAAGCATAGAAACAGCAACGCATCCCACTTTTCAACAACTTTATTTCTCATGCTCTCACCATTTCCCCGAAAAACATGATACATACACTGTAAAATCAATGTGTTAATTAAGACGTTGAAGAATTATTAATTGCTCTTAAATAATCTTTTCAAATCGGAAATACGTAGAAAAGCTTATCAATTTATACTCCCTTACTTGCTCTCTTTCTCTACCAGTCACAGAGATCCTGATTCAAAGTATAGAATTCCATAAAACAATCAATCAGTATTTTCTTCCACAATTAGTAAAGAACTTTAAAATGCAAATTCAAGCATTAGCAGCCCAGCAGCAAGGGGCAACTCTCCAGCCCTACGAATTCGCCGTCGAACCCCCACAGGCGCACGATTGCGTCATCAAAGTGTTAGCGTGCGGCATCTGTCACTCAGACCTGCACATGATTGATAATGACTGGGAGACATCCAACTATCCCCTAGTGCCTGGTCACGAAGTCATTGGCGAAGTAGTGGAAATTGGTTCGCAGGTGAATCATATCAAAACGGGAGACAGAGTAGGTGTTGGCTGGCAACGTTCCTCCTGTCTGCAATGCCGCGATTGTCTCAGAGGAAATGAAAATCTGTGCGACGAAAATCAAGGATTAATTGTCACCGGGCCTGGTGGCTTTGCTGACTATCTGATGGTGGATTCTCGCTTCGCCTTCCCGATTCCAGCAGGCATTGAGACAAAATTAGCAGGGCCCTTATTGTGCGCCGGAATCACAGTCTACTCCGCTTTACGCAGTGCGGGAATGACCTCCGGGCAAGAAATTGGCGTGATTGGCGTTGGTGGTTTGGGTCATTTGGCGGTGCAGTTTGCTAGCCGTTTAGGTAACAGCGTCACCGTCTTTACTACCTCAGACGACAAAGCTGAATTTGCCCATCAGCTAGGGGCGCGTCACACAGTTGTTGTCCCTGCTGGAACGCCACCAGCACCCACCCAGAAGCTGAACATTCTGCTGAGTACGGTTCCTGCTTCTCTTGATTGGGCAGCTTATCTGGAACACCTTGATTCTGATGGAACTTTAGTTTTGGTGGGCGTTCCCTCTGAACCGCTAAATGTGCCTATCGGAGCAATGCTAAATAAGCGTCGCCGAATTATGGCATCTCCAATTGGGGGACGGGCAATGATGCTGGAAATGCTTTCTGTGGCGGAGAAATATGGGATTCAACCGCTGGTTGAAGTGTTTCCTTTTGAACAAGCTAATGAGGCAATGCAAAAGGTGCGCGATAACAAGGTGCGTTATCGAGCTGTGCTGGCGAAGTAATAGAATTTAGAAGAGTTATGAGTTATCGCAATTCTATTTGATTTCTAGAGACGTTGTATGCAACGTCTCTACCTTTTTTAAATGAACTGCCGAGGACCAGAGGAAGAGAAAGGAGAAGTTTACCAATGAGTTAGAATGGCTATAGGAGCTTTGAATTAATAGCTATTAAGTCCCTGTTTTAAGAATTTTCCAGTTATGTTGCTTTGAGCGTGTAGGGTTTTGTTCCTGTATTAAATTTTTAGTTACTAATTACCAATTACCTTGCCTTGAGTTACTATTGCCTACAGAAAAATATTTTTGCGCCTGAATATCTCAGCAAATTGCAGGGGCAGATTCTAGCTTCTCCGTATTTTGCGGTTAACAACTTAAACCGCGACTTTGTGGAAACTAAAGGATTTTCGATTGTATTTCAGCGCTCAGGTGTTGCGGAAGTTGAGAGACTTTTTCCCTTTTTTAAACCTTATTTAAGCGTGGCTTTGCATTCGACGTGCAACGCCTTTTATCTAAATCCTTTGATGCTTAAAGAGGGTTCTCGTGTAGATCCGCATATCGACCGCAGCCTGCGTTCTTATTGCAAGACTATCGAACCGCCAGATAGAGTAAGTGTACTTTATATCCAGGTGCCACCGGATCTTGTTGGAGGGGAGTTAGTGCTACGCTCTTCAAAGCGAAATGTAGGACAAATCCGCCCCCAAGTTAATACTTTAGTAGATTTTCAGGGCGATTTAACTCACTCAGTTAATCAAGTTACAAGTCCAGGGTTTCGCCTGAGTTTGGTTTGCGAACAGTATAGTTTGTCTGAGAAGGAACTTGAAGATATTCCTGAGTTTACGATTGAATCGAGGGCGAAAAAAATGAAAAAAGAGAAATTATGAAGCTGCTAATATACGCCCACACCCTGAAGGGTGGCGCTATACAAGCAAAGCCTGTCTGTATAGCCGCGACTTTAGTCGTCAGGCATTTTTACTAAACTCTAGAATTTGCTGGGCGGTAATTTGGGGTTGTTCAAGGTGGGGAACGTGACCGCAATTTTGGAGCCAGATTAGTTGAGATTGCGCGATCGCGTTCCTAAACTTCTCTGCATCTCCCGTCCCCAAAATCCTGTCAGAGTCGCCCCACAAAATCAGCGTTTGCTTGTCAATTTTGGCAATTTTATCGCCCAAAAAGTTGTAACCGCCACTCTTGGTAAAGGCAATTAAAGCATCGTGCCAACCAGCAGAATCTAGGTGCAAAGCGGCACACAGTTGGGCATCGAGGGAGGCAAGAGTTTGATCGTGGTAAGCATTGCGTGAAATGCGATCGCGTACTTTCGGATTCCGCAAAAATGAAGTAGCTAGATAGGCGATGGGCGGAACTAAGAACCTGCCAATATTGGGCGCACTGGCAAAACCAGCGCTATCAATCAGCACCAACTTTTGCACAGCTTCCGGGTAGGTAA containing:
- a CDS encoding 2OG-Fe(II) oxygenase; this encodes MSYYCLQKNIFAPEYLSKLQGQILASPYFAVNNLNRDFVETKGFSIVFQRSGVAEVERLFPFFKPYLSVALHSTCNAFYLNPLMLKEGSRVDPHIDRSLRSYCKTIEPPDRVSVLYIQVPPDLVGGELVLRSSKRNVGQIRPQVNTLVDFQGDLTHSVNQVTSPGFRLSLVCEQYSLSEKELEDIPEFTIESRAKKMKKEKL
- a CDS encoding NAD(P)-dependent alcohol dehydrogenase, translated to MQIQALAAQQQGATLQPYEFAVEPPQAHDCVIKVLACGICHSDLHMIDNDWETSNYPLVPGHEVIGEVVEIGSQVNHIKTGDRVGVGWQRSSCLQCRDCLRGNENLCDENQGLIVTGPGGFADYLMVDSRFAFPIPAGIETKLAGPLLCAGITVYSALRSAGMTSGQEIGVIGVGGLGHLAVQFASRLGNSVTVFTTSDDKAEFAHQLGARHTVVVPAGTPPAPTQKLNILLSTVPASLDWAAYLEHLDSDGTLVLVGVPSEPLNVPIGAMLNKRRRIMASPIGGRAMMLEMLSVAEKYGIQPLVEVFPFEQANEAMQKVRDNKVRYRAVLAK
- a CDS encoding alpha/beta fold hydrolase, whose amino-acid sequence is MFTSSLPSAIAQLSESTSIALAQSIECHAIATPLGQQAIATTYVHQGSGGTPILLLHGFDSSVFEFRRLLPLLAAQNETWALDLLGFGFTERLTKLPFSPSAIKTHLYYFWKTLIKEPIILVGASMGGAAAIDFTLTYPEAVQKLVLIDSAGFASAPNIGRFLVPPIAYLATSFLRNPKVRDRISRNAYHDQTLASLDAQLCAALHLDSAGWHDALIAFTKSGGYNFLGDKIAKIDKQTLILWGDSDRILGTGDAEKFRNAIAQSQLIWLQNCGHVPHLEQPQITAQQILEFSKNA
- a CDS encoding DNA phosphorothioation-associated putative methyltransferase translates to MRNKVVEKWDALLFLCLTQAHWREYILIYLALHNFSDRFQLENIAAAVETDLNALRDNYEQVGETAAEILLDAIASSIIAYCCQVSEIGKLLPGALYVHVSALSHLHPLLRLSEGYARRTFNRIDGANIIKFNIEQPTKISYLFYPEFDTDAHPALHASIQVDIQNRSISDRDYSTSDNPPILHRKETFVTPDYPHYQEFANLTRQEEELRLLNKTSSIGTLRGWLQCLENYGVEIQGHQIIRLAPISPFQLPKIERHKAAIIRKNISRPVRLAMEADLFNQDTTFFDYGCGHGSDITYISEKGYISAGWDPYYSPDTPLTPADIVNIGYVINVIERTDERREALIKAWELTGKVLIVAALVLIDDRETGQVAYGDGVITRRHTFQKYYQQEELKTYIDQVLSVDSVPVALGIYFVFRDESLAETYRASRFRSRATTPRVRANIKRFEDYQEMLAPLMTFVTERGRLPVKSEVAELEDLRAEFGNFRRAFQVILQATDQKEWDAIAHKRRLDLLVYLALSKFARSHKSKHITSEIRNDIKGLFDTYEEAWEMAEEMLFSLGDPGVIANCCQQSAVGCTTGFKHAPLFPSSFLVHISAFSELDPLLRLYEGCANRTIGRLDGATLIKFYTNQPKISYLFYPEFDAEPHPILHTSMQIDLRDLSVRHKNYKKINDPPILHRKESLVTPDYPNYKKFVRLTQQEENWGLLDDPSAIKNLKGWQHILEKNCAEIKNYRLYWRKDADPYQIKLVQSYRKKRQKTKANYSGSILDLIQSDLSPNPTPTRGGE